A section of the Humulus lupulus chromosome 2, drHumLupu1.1, whole genome shotgun sequence genome encodes:
- the LOC133817907 gene encoding probable mitochondrial-processing peptidase subunit beta, mitochondrial, with the protein MPIKHLLTTIARRSSKRTLPVQTLLTQAVRTASTSPAIASSQSPAPSPPAPDVMIYDRLAEAVKSKLQQLENPDPRFLKYGSPHPTVTDHTRILSAPETKITTLPNGLRVATESNLASQSATVGVWIDAGSRFETEETNGTAHFLEHMIFKGTEKRTARELEEEIENMGGHLNAYTSREQTTYYAKVLDKDVPKALDILSDILQNSKFEEHRISRERDVILREMEEVEGQTEEVIFDHLHATAFQYTPLGRTILGPAQNIKTITKEHLQNYIQTHYTAPRMVIVASGAVKHEDFVGAVKSSFTKLSSDSTTASQLVAKEPAIFTGSEVRIIDDDIPLAQFAVAFNGASWTDPDSIPLMVMQALLGSWNKNAGGGKHMGSELAQRIGINEIAESMMAFNTNYKDTGLFGVYAVAKPDCLDDLAWAIMYEITKLAYRVSEADVIRARNQLKSSLLLHIDGSSPVAEDIGRQLLTYGRRIPFAELFARIDAVDTSTIKRVANRFIYDRDIAIAAMGPIQSLPDYNWFRRRTYWNRY; encoded by the exons ATGCCGATCAAACATCTCCTTACCACTATAGCTCGCCGGTCGAGCAAGCGAACCCTCCCGGTCCAGACCTTGCTCACCCAAGCGGTTCGAACTGCATCGACCTCACCCGCGATCGCCTCCTCGCAGTCTCCGGCTCCGTCGCCTCCAGCTCCAGATGTCATGATCTATGACCGCCTCGCCGAGGCCGTCAAATCCAAGCTCCAGCAGCTCGAGAACCCCGACCCTCGTTTTCTCAAGTACGGGTCGCCCCACCCGACCGTCACCGATCACACGCGGATCCTCTCTGCTCCGGAGACTAAGATCACCACTCTTCCCAACGGGCTTAGAGTCGCCACTGAATCGAACCTCGCGTCTCAGTCCGCTACCGTTGGGGTCTGGATCGACGCCGGTTCTAGATTTGAGACCGAGGAGACTAATGGGACGGCACATTTCTTGGAGCACATGATCTTCAAGGGGACCGAGAAGAGGACGGCGCGTGAGCTGGAGGAGGAGATTGAGAACATGGGTGGACATTTGAATGCCTACACGTCGAGGGAGCAGACCACCTACTACGCCAAGGTTTTGGACAAGGACGTGCCGAAGGCGCTTGATATTCTTTCTGATATTTTGCAGAACTCCAAATTCGAAGAGCACCGTATTAGTCGCGAGCGTGATGTCATTCTTAGAGAAATGGAGGAG GTTGAAGGGCAAACTGAGGAAGTTATTTTTGATCATTTGCATGCAACCGCTTTCCAATACACTCCTCTTGGTAGAACAATTCTTGGTCCTGCCCAGAATATCAAGACTATCACCAAGGAGCATCTTCAGAACTATATACAAACACACTACACAGCTCCCAGaatg GTAATTGTTGCTTCTGGAGCTGTTAAGCATGAAGATTTTGTTGGGGCAGTAAAGAGTTCTTTTACCAAGCTGTCGTCTGATTCAACAACAGCTTCTCAGTTGGTTGCAAAGGAACCTGCCATTTTTACCGGTTCTGAG GTTAGAATCATTGATGATGATATTCCACTGGCACAATTTGCGGTTGCTTTCAATGGAGCATCTTGGACAGATCCAGACTCTATTCCATTGATGGTCATGCAAGCGTTGTTGGGCTCGTGGAATAAGAATGCTGGTGGTGGAAAGCACATGGG TTCTGAGCTGGCACAAAGGATTGGCATTAACGAAATTGCAGAAAGCATGATGGCTTTTAACACCAACTACAAAGACACCGGCCTGTTTGGTGTTTATGCTGTTGCTAAG CCTGATTGCTTAGATGACTTGGCCTGGGCAATTATGTATGAGATAACAAAGTTAGCTTATAGAGTTTCAGAAGCTGATGTTATCCGAGCTCGTAATCAG CTGAAATCTTCTCTGCTGCTTCACATCGACGGGTCTAGTCCTGTAGCAGAAGACATTGGGCGCCAG TTACTAACATATGGCCGAAGAATTCCTTTCGCTGAACTGTTTGCAAGGATTGATGCTGTTGACACGAGCACCATCAAACGTGTTGCCAACCGATTTATTTACGACAGG GATATTGCTATTGCCGCCATGGGACCAATCCAGAGTTTGCCCGACTACAACTGGTTCAGACGCAGGACCTACTGGAACAGATACTAG